The proteins below come from a single Aegilops tauschii subsp. strangulata cultivar AL8/78 chromosome 6, Aet v6.0, whole genome shotgun sequence genomic window:
- the LOC109785644 gene encoding probable F-box protein At4g22030, producing the protein MAALHAQRLFLAQSSSFLPSTSAARPRPRPRRSGAAACRAALRVPSGIHTAQDSLSLKLDWIDVPGSPSADVDGGSVPVEKLRAIADAAADRAEMHDIIGRQRDNWNHLLLHSTNSLTLAASVMAALAPAAPGVLALKASAGVLLASAAVTMAAVNKIQPSQLAEEQRNATRLWRELERDVRAALALGAHTTTTKDDVQEAMDRVLALDAAYPLPLLPGMLEKFPKAVEPARWWPRRRAAQPKRLRSLGRRGSVATGNNGWTQDLEEEMRGILRVIKAKDEQEFLTVGKLVLNLNRGLAVAGPALAGTAALASVFIGSGEAGTWASGAAVFGGALAAAVNTMEHGGQMGMLFELLRNCAGFYRKIQEDIEANLGEPDLERREGGEVFATKVALKLGRSLSDLKQFRKMASPSVRDEDIEEFAGKLF; encoded by the coding sequence ATGGCGGCACTCCACGCCCAGCGCCTCTTCTTGGCCCAGTCGTCTTCCTTTCTCCCTTCCAcctccgccgcgcgcccacgGCCACGGCCGCGCCGGAGCGGCGCCGCCGCTTGCCGCGCCGCCCTGCGCGTGCCTTCCGGCATTCACACGGCGCAGGACAGCCTCAGCCTCAAGCTCGACTGGATCGACGTCCCGGGCTCCCCGTCGGCGGACGTCGACGGCGGCTCCGTGCCCGTCGAGAAGCTCCGCGCCATCGCGGACGCGGCGGCGGACCGGGCCGAGATGCACGACATCATCGGCAGGCAGCGCGACAACTGGAACCACCTGCTGCTCCACTCCACCAACTCCCTCACGCTCGCCGCCTCCGTCATGGCCGCGCTCGCGCCCGCCGCGCCCGGCGTGCTCGCGCTCAAGGCCTCCGCGGGGGTCCTCCTGGCCTCCGCCGCCGTCACCATGGCGGCCGTCAACAAGATCCAGCCCTCGCAGCTCGCCGAGGAGCAGCGCAACGCCACGAGGCTGTGGAGGGAGCTCGAGCGCGACGTCCGCGCCGCGCTCGCGCTCGGCGCGCACACGACGACGACCAAGGACGACGTGCAGGAGGCCATGGACCGGGTGCTCGCGCTCGACGCCGCCTACCCGCTGCCGCTGCTCCCCGGCATGCTCGAGAAGTTCCCCAAGGCCGTCGAGCCCGCGCGCTGGtggccgcgccgccgcgccgcgcAGCCCAAGAGGTTAAGGAGCCTCGGCCGTCGTGGCTCCGTCGCCACCGGCAACAACGGCTGGACCCAGGATCTCGAGGAGGAGATGCGGGGCATCCTGAGGGTCATCAAGGccaaggacgagcaggagttcCTGACGGTGGGCAAGCTGGTGCTGAACCTGAACAGGGGCCTCGCTGTGGCCGGCCCGGCGCTGGCCGGCACGGCGGCGCTCGCGTCGGTGTTCATCGGGTCCGGCGAGGCCGGCACGTGGGCGTCTGGCGCGGCCGTCTTCGGCggggcgctggcggcggcggtgaACACGATGGAGCACGGCGGGCAGATGGGCATGCTGTTCGAGCTGCTCCGCAACTGCGCCGGGTTCTACCGCAAGATCCAGGAGGACATCGAGGCCAACCTCGGCGAGCCCGACCTCGAGCGGAGGGAGGGCGGCGAGGTGTTCGCGACCAAGGTGGCGCTGAAGCTCGGCCGGAGCCTGTCGGACCTCAAGCAGTTCAGGAAGATGGCGTCGCCGTCCGTCAGGGACGAGGACATCGAGGAGTTTGCCGGCAAACTCTTTTGA